One Chloroherpetonaceae bacterium genomic window, GCATCCATCGTTTAGGGCGTGGACTACCAGGGTATCTAATCCTGTTTGCTCCCCACGCTTTCGTGCCTCAGCGTCAGTTACCGACCAGAGACCTGCCTTCGCCACTGGTGTTCTTCCCGATCTCTACACATTCCACCGCTACACCGGGAATTCCAGTCTCCCCTCCGGCACTCTAGACTTGCAGTATCGAGAGCAATTCCTTCGTTGAGCGAAGGGCTTTAACCCTCGACTTACAAATCCGCCTACGCACCCTTTACACCCAGTAAATCCGGACAACGCTTGCCACCTCTGTATCACCGCGGCTGCTGGCACAGAGTTAGCCGTGGCTTATTCGCAGGGTACCGTCAGGCTCGCTGAGCGAGTTGTTCGTCCCCTGCAAAAGGGCTTTACAATCCGAAGACCTTCATCGCCCACGCGGCGTTGCTGCTTCAGGCTTTCACCCATTGAGCAATATTCCTCACTGCTGCCATCCGTAGATGTCTGGACCGTGTCTCAGTTCCAGTGTGGCTGATCATCCTCTCAGACCAGCTACCCGTCGTCGGCTTGGTAGGCCGTTACCCTACCAACTACCTGATGGGATATAGGCTCATCCCTCGGCGTTACCTTTGGAGTTGCCTCATCATCTGGTTTTATCCCATCTTTCGATGGGTTATCCCAGACCGAGGGGTAGATAACCTATACATTACGCACCCTTGCGCCGAGTACTCACATTGCTGCTTTCCTCTGGCTTGCATGTGTTAGGCACGCCGCCAGCGTTCGTCCTGAGCCAGGATCAAACTCTCCGTTGTAAAAGAGTTTGAACTTCTGAGCTCCTACACACATTGCGAAAGTCTCCTGCTGAGGAAACTATCGCAATGAACCGCTTTTAGGTTGCTTGACTGGAGTGCCCCAGCCAAACTCTCCTCAAAGCAATTGACTTTTGGCTTCTTGCAACAACTTTTCAAAGAACTGCTTAAATCTTTTCTTCCGCTTTTTGTGCGAAAGGGCTACAAATATACGGCACTTTTTTGGGTTTGTCAAGAGCCTTGCGACTTTTTCTTGCAAATCCTCTGCTCCCCCTCGCCCGTACCGAAAGCCCTATCGCAAGAAAGGGTCAGAAAATTAGCACATGGAGCGATATTTTCCAAATCGATCTTGCTGATTTTTGAGAGACTCTCTAATCTCCTGTATCTAAAGACCGCTACTCAATTGGGTGCAGCAGGTGGCTTTGTGTTTAACCACAGCGCACGCATCGCACTGCCTGTGGCGCCACCGACCGCGCCCACCAGAGCACCTATCAAACCAGTCAGCACCGACAGCCACAGTGAACTGCCAAGCCTTAGCAGGGTTGCTACTTTCGCCGCAATAAGGTCACTGGCGTGAGAGGTGAAGTAGACGGCAGCAGCTGCCCAAATCACACCAATTAGCAAAGCACCAGCGATAAAGCCATTTTTGACACGCTCAATAAAGAGCAATGTGGCAAGTAAAGCAACTCCCCACCAGATTATCCACTGTGCGGAAAACCACTGCAAAACTCGACTAAGCCAGCTGCTGGAATGACCCGGAAATAGTGCCGTTCTGGCTACAATGCCTTGAGCGAATGAGGCAGTGCGTAAGAAGTATAGAGAGTAGTAGCGCCCGTCTGCCCAGTCTATCACTGCATTATCATAAAGTGATGAACCCGGATTCCCTGACTGTCCGCCCGGATAAATGCCCCACGCTTGGACGGTGTCGCCCAGTTGCACCACCATTCGCCATGAAGGGCCGGAGCGCTGTGAAGTCGCATTCACAGTGTTGTAGTTGCCAGGAGTAGCCAGCGTGCGTGAGAAGGCCTCAATTCGTGCAAGATGCTGGATAGTGGTCTGGCGCGTAGCTTGCCACTTCCATAAAGCCCCGAATTCACCGTAGCGCTTGATGAGTGAATCTACGGCTGCACGAAACGAGGTGAGCGCAATATCTTGCAAAGTTTCCTTCTGAGGCGTGCGCGTGTTATCCAAGAATGAAAGCGGAGGATTGCCAGCAATCTGCCAAGCAGTGAGATTTCTAAGCGGTCGAGGTGAACCCTCAGGTAAGTCATCGCTCCAAATCGCAGAGGAGAGTTCCGTAGCCCAAGCCTCAAAAATTGTAGGGGCAATAAGGTCCGGGCGATGCTCAAAATTCCAGCGACGAAGTTCATCAAGACACTGCTGCTCCACGCTTGAGAGTGGCGCAGCTTGCAAAGCACTGAGAAGTGGCGGCAAAATTAGGCGGGCATAGAGATTAACTGCGTCGGTTTGTAGCGCCATCATCTGCTCAGGCGTAATCTGACCTTTGGCAATCCATTCCGACAAACACTCGTTGATGCGCATGCTGCGCTCAAACGGTGCATAATTCCAGCCCAAGTAATATCGGTAGCCTGTGTCGCTGGGTTGCTGATTAGCAGAGCTGACAAAACCGCATGTAGGATTGTGCAGATGCGGCAAAGCCTCACGCGGCACACGCTCGCTAAGGTGTGTGAGCGAGTCTGTTGCGTCTAAAATTGCGGCGCCCTGATAGGGCTTGCGAAGCGGGAAATTTCCGTTGTGCCAGATAGCAATGTCGCCAGATTTGCTCGCAAAGACGAAGTTTTGCGCTGGCACATTGTAGTGTGATAGCGCCTCCAAGTAGTCGGTATATGTCCGAGCACGATTGAGCCTAAGAAATGTCAGAAGCTCATTATTCGGTTCAAAAGCAAGCCAGTGCATGGCTTTGCCTTTGGGCACACGTTCGTCGAAAGGCGTTTCGTGATTTCGGTAAGGAATAGGACCAAAGCGTGTGTAGTAGATGGTATCTATCACGCTCGGCTTACCACGCACCTTGATTTCCTCTACGACGCGTTCCAGTGGCAAGACGCTGTTGCCGTAGCGATATGTGGCATGCGCTTCATCGAGCTGCACATCATACCAGTCTAACACATCAGACTCAGCATTGGTCAGTCCCCAAGCAATGTGAGGGTTGAAGCCGATAATCACACCAGGTACCGATGGCGCCGAAACACCATAGACATTTAATCCAGCACTGTCGCAAACGAGTTGAACTTCATACCAGATAGCAGGCAAGTTCAGGCTAAGATGCGGGTCGCTGCAAAGAATAGGTCTCCCTGTTGCGGTATGCTGACCAGAGACAGCCCAGTTGTTGCTACCGAAGAAGAGGTCTGGTGAGAAGAGTGGTTGACAGTGGCAACTTGAATGGGTACTGACGGTGTCGCTAAGAATGCGAGCCGTGTCAGGCTCAGCAATGCGAGATGGCAAAAGCGTATCGGCGTTCATTTGTGCGCTGGGGGCAATAGGCTGTGCGTAGGGAGGCACGATTGGATAGAGCGCTTTCCAAGTTTGTTCAGGCAGAACCGCAATTGCTTTGCTAAATGCTGCGTCGTTGTTGCGGAATGTAAGGTCAAATGAAAAACTAGCAAAAAGGGCTGCGGTTTTTTCAACTGACCACTCTTCTGGACGATAGCCAAGCAGTTTGAATTCAACGGGTAAAGTTTGTTCGGTCAGTGAGGCAATCCAGGCATTTACGCCCTCGACGTAAGCCGTAACCGCCAGACGGGTTTCAGGATGCAGATTGATGTTTTGGGCAGCGCGCCGCGCAAGCTCAGGCATACCGATGCGACGACGAAAGCGGTCAAACTCCAGCGCGCGCTCACCGACGACTTCGGCTATGCGTCCTAATGCGGCTCTGGCTTGGAAATCCATCTGCCAAAGCCGATGACGAGCCGTCAGATAGCCTTGCGCAAAGTAGAGATCGTGCAAATTGTGGGCGAAGATGTGTGGCACATGCCGACTATCCCAGAGAACTTCAACGGGGGCAATAAGCTGGGGCAGTTCAAGGCGCGTCGGCAGTGAATCCAGCCCACGATGATTGGTCCAAAATCCACCAAAAGGATTAAAGAAAGAGCCAACTGCAGGTATCGTGCCAATGGGACGATAAAGCACATAGGCAAGTGCGCCAGAAAGAACAACCCAGAGGAGCATGCGAACGAGCGTCATAGAACGGAGCGGTCGTGTTTAAGAATTCCGTCACTCGAGTAGCACAGAGAGAATTGGAACGACTGTTTGGTATCACTCATTCCTTTGAAGACTAGGATTGAAAGCGAGATGAAAGCTGCTCTCAAGGTAGCAATCTCTACTGAGCGGTGCAGTGGCGCCTTGCCGCTATGCAATCCTAAAAATTTCCCTATATTCGCAACTTATCCTCTAAGGCAGGCTTATACGCAAGCATCACAAAGCATCAACTTTCTACACAATATAACAGACACGGAACAACAATGGTAATCAAAAAAGAAGTGGATTTAGGGCAAGGTAAAATCCTGCGTATTGAAACAGGCAAACTGGCCAAGCAAGCCGATGGTGCCGCCGTGGTAGGATTGGAAGAGACGATGGTGCTGGCGACTGCGGTCGCAAAAAAGGATGACCCTGTGCCTGGACAAGACTTTGTGCCGCTGCAAGTAGAGTTTCGTGAGAAATACTCAGCAGCGGGGAAGTTTCCGGGCGGCTTTGTAAAGCGCGAGGGAAGGCCGACCGAGAAAGAAATTCTCTCCGCACGCCTTATTGACCGTGCCTTGCGTCCACTGTTTCCAGATGGCTACACTAGCGAGACGCAAGTGATTGTAACCGTGATTTCCTCTGATAAAATTAATGACGGTGATGTATTGGGCGGTGTGGCAGCTTCTGTCGCCTTAATGATTTCTGATATTCCCTTCTACACACCTATGGCAGAGGTGCGTGTAGGCAGAATTAACGGTAACTTTATTATCAACCCCAGCACCGAAGAGCTCGAGCATAGCGATATGGACATCTGCATTGGTGGCACGAAAGACACGATTTGCATGCTCGAGGGTGAGATGAAAGAAATTTCCGAACAAGATATGCTCGAGGCAATCAAGTTCGGGCATGAAGCCATCAAGAAAATTTGCGCTGTGCAGGAGGAGCTGGTGCGAGAGGTTGGCAAACCCAAGCGTGAATTTAAGCCGATTCTGCCACCAGACGATATGAGAGAATTTGTGCGGTCAGTGTGTTACGACAAGCTCTACGCACTGGCACATGAGGCGCTCTCCAAAGAAGCACGTGCCGAAAAAACCGAGCAGATTTACGATGAGACTATTAAGACCGTGCTGGAGAAATACAGAGCAGAACTTACTGAGGAAGTGTTAGCCGCTGCACCCGAGAAAGCGATTTACCTCAATGAAAAGCTCATCAAGCAAGTGATTCATGACCTTGAGCGCGATGCAATGCGCCGCACGATTTTGACTGAAGGAAAGCGTCTCGATGGGCGAGGTTTGACGGACATTCGACCAATTAGTATCGAACTGGGGCTAATTCCACGCTCACACGGCTCTGCACTTTTCACACGTGGCGAAACCCAAGCGCTGGTCTTTCTGACACTTGGCACGAAGAAAGATGTGCAGCTGATTGACACACTCACCGAAGACCCTGAGAAGCGCTTTATGCTGCACTACAACTTTCCGCCATTCTCCGTTGGTGAAATTGGGCGCATCACAGGTGTGGGGCGACGCGAGATTGGACACGGTAACCTTGCGGAGCGTGCCTTGAAGAATATGATTCCTGATGAAAGCGTTTTTCCCTACACGATGCGCGTGGTCTCTGACATCTTGGAATCCAATGGTTCATCGTCTATGGCATCAGTGTGCGGTGGCACACTGGCGATTATGGATGGCGGTGTGCCAATGAAGCGCCCAGTAGCAGGCATTGCAATGGGTCTTATCAAAGAGGGTGACCAATATGCAATTCTCTCCGACATTTTGGGCAACGAAGACCACTTGGGGGATATGGACTTCAAAGTGGCGGGCACGACCGAAGGCATCACAGCGTGCCAAATGGACATCAAAATTGATGGGCTGGATTACGACATTTTAGCCAAAGCGCTCGAGCAAGCCAAAGTGGGGCGCCTACAGATTTTGAAAATAATGTCGGAAGCGATTGCTGCGCCGCGTCCCGAGCTATCTAAGTATGCACCGCGCCTTACTACTATTCAAATTCCTGTCGAGGCAATTGGCACGGTGATTGGCAAGGGCGGCGAGACCATTCGTAGCATTACCTCGCAAACCAATACTGAAATTGACATCGCAGACGATGGAACGATTACAATTGCGGCAACGGATAAGGAATCAGCAGAGCGCGCAATTGCGATCATCAAAGGGCTAACCGCTGAGCCAGAAGAAGGGTCAGTTTATAGCGGCGAAGTCAAAGAGGTGCGTGACGAGCTGGGTGCAATTGTGGAATTTTTGCCTAAAATCACGGGGCTACTACACATCTCCGAGATTTCTCACAAGCGCATCAGAAAAGCCAGCGAAGCCCTGAAGGCTGGTGAGAAAGTCTCCGTCAAACTGATTCGCATTCAACAAGATCCGAAGACGGGCAAGACGAAGTATAGCCTCTCGATGAAAGCGCTGATGCCGCCACCCGAAAACACAGAAACACATCCACCCCGTGAAAATCGTCCGCAGAAAAGACCGCCTTACCGCAACGGCAAGTAACGGTGCGCTAAACGCAGATGGATAAACTGGTCATTCAGGGTGGCAAGCCACTACGCGGTAGCGTGGAAGTCTCTGGCTCCAAGAATGCTGCACTGGCGCTGATGGCTGCAGCGCTGCTGCCTGCCTCAGGCAAAACAATTTTGCAGCGCGTGCCAGACCTACGCGATGTGCATACGCTTGCCGATGTGCTTCGCATCACTGGGGCGCGCGTGGACTTTGAAGACCACACGCTGACCATTTCAGCCGCAAATGTCTCCCATTTTGAAGCGCCTTACGAGCTGGTAAAAAAGATGCGTGCTTCCATCTATGTCTTGGGGCCACTTTTAGGGCGTTTTGGCAGGGCACGCGTGTCACTGCCGGGTGGGTGTGCATTTGGGCCACGTCCAGTGGATTTGCACATTAAGGTGATGCAACTCCTTGGCGCCTCAATTGAGCTTGATGAGGGCTATATCGTCGCCAAAGCCAAGCGCAAGCGATTAGTCGGAGCGAAAATTGATTTCCCACTGGTCTCCGTAGGGGCGACGGGCAATGCCTTGATGGCTGCAGTCTTGGCAAAAGGAGAGACCAAAATCACCAATGCAGCGATTGAACCCGAGATTACTGCGCTAGCAAAGTTTCTGGTTAAAATGGGGGCAAGGATTGAAGGCATTGGCACACCCACGCTGGAAATTGAAGGCGTCGATGAGCTGTATGCCACACGAGAGCAAAACATCTGTGACCGCATTGAAGCCGGCACGCTCTTGGCCGCTGCAGCAATTACGCACGGACAAATTACGCTCACTCACGTTGATGCAAAGGATATGAAGGCCGTGCTAAAGAAATTTCAAGCGGCAGGCTGTGAAGTGAAAGTGAGCGATGATTGCATTACGCTCACGGCACCCAAAGTCTTAGAGCCTACAAATGTGGAGGCGCGCCCCTTTCCAAAGTTTCCAACGGATATGCAAGCGCAGTGGTCAGCACTGATGACGCAAGCCGAAGGCACAAGCCGCATCACCGACCACATCTACTTTGAGCGCTTCAAGCATATTCCTGAACTCAATCGCTTGGGCGCAGACATTGAACTGAAGAAAAACACTGCAGTGGTGCGTGGCGTGAAGCGGTTGCGGGGTGCAAAAGTGATGTCAACGGACTTGCGTGCTTCGGCCAGCCTAATCTTAGCAGGATTGGCTGCAGAAGGCACAACGGAAGTCCTGCGCGTCTATCACCTCGATAGGGGCTACGAGAAAATCGAGCAAAAACTTCGTAAATTAGGCGCACGCATTCGGCGCGAACAATACGATGAGTTCGCTGCACCAAAACCACCTGACGAGGAGTAACTATGAACCGCATACCTTTCGCAGCACTTTTTTCCGCACTGTTACTTGCCACTCTTACTAGTTGTGCCAAGCAAGAGCTGTTTATTGAGGGTGAGATTGTAATGAGCTACGCTAACGCCCCTGACAAGGTACTAATTGACCACCCTGTCTTTTTAATGGCGGACACGGCTGTAGCGCGGGGCTTAGAGCAGTGGCGTGCAGGCTTCAAAGAGGAACTGAAAATCATTGACAGCGCAGAGCAACGCATTCAGTTTACAATTGATAGCCTGCGCAAAGCGATTGCAAATGCAGGCAAAAATACCGAAGCGCTTGAAAAAGCCTTTAAGGCTTATAACGACACGCTAAATCTTTTTTATCTCACGGCTAACAAATACAAAGGTGATGTGCTAAAAAC contains:
- a CDS encoding penicillin acylase family protein; amino-acid sequence: MTLVRMLLWVVLSGALAYVLYRPIGTIPAVGSFFNPFGGFWTNHRGLDSLPTRLELPQLIAPVEVLWDSRHVPHIFAHNLHDLYFAQGYLTARHRLWQMDFQARAALGRIAEVVGERALEFDRFRRRIGMPELARRAAQNINLHPETRLAVTAYVEGVNAWIASLTEQTLPVEFKLLGYRPEEWSVEKTAALFASFSFDLTFRNNDAAFSKAIAVLPEQTWKALYPIVPPYAQPIAPSAQMNADTLLPSRIAEPDTARILSDTVSTHSSCHCQPLFSPDLFFGSNNWAVSGQHTATGRPILCSDPHLSLNLPAIWYEVQLVCDSAGLNVYGVSAPSVPGVIIGFNPHIAWGLTNAESDVLDWYDVQLDEAHATYRYGNSVLPLERVVEEIKVRGKPSVIDTIYYTRFGPIPYRNHETPFDERVPKGKAMHWLAFEPNNELLTFLRLNRARTYTDYLEALSHYNVPAQNFVFASKSGDIAIWHNGNFPLRKPYQGAAILDATDSLTHLSERVPREALPHLHNPTCGFVSSANQQPSDTGYRYYLGWNYAPFERSMRINECLSEWIAKGQITPEQMMALQTDAVNLYARLILPPLLSALQAAPLSSVEQQCLDELRRWNFEHRPDLIAPTIFEAWATELSSAIWSDDLPEGSPRPLRNLTAWQIAGNPPLSFLDNTRTPQKETLQDIALTSFRAAVDSLIKRYGEFGALWKWQATRQTTIQHLARIEAFSRTLATPGNYNTVNATSQRSGPSWRMVVQLGDTVQAWGIYPGGQSGNPGSSLYDNAVIDWADGRYYSLYFLRTASFAQGIVARTALFPGHSSSWLSRVLQWFSAQWIIWWGVALLATLLFIERVKNGFIAGALLIGVIWAAAAVYFTSHASDLIAAKVATLLRLGSSLWLSVLTGLIGALVGAVGGATGSAMRALWLNTKPPAAPN
- the murA gene encoding UDP-N-acetylglucosamine 1-carboxyvinyltransferase, whose translation is MDKLVIQGGKPLRGSVEVSGSKNAALALMAAALLPASGKTILQRVPDLRDVHTLADVLRITGARVDFEDHTLTISAANVSHFEAPYELVKKMRASIYVLGPLLGRFGRARVSLPGGCAFGPRPVDLHIKVMQLLGASIELDEGYIVAKAKRKRLVGAKIDFPLVSVGATGNALMAAVLAKGETKITNAAIEPEITALAKFLVKMGARIEGIGTPTLEIEGVDELYATREQNICDRIEAGTLLAAAAITHGQITLTHVDAKDMKAVLKKFQAAGCEVKVSDDCITLTAPKVLEPTNVEARPFPKFPTDMQAQWSALMTQAEGTSRITDHIYFERFKHIPELNRLGADIELKKNTAVVRGVKRLRGAKVMSTDLRASASLILAGLAAEGTTEVLRVYHLDRGYEKIEQKLRKLGARIRREQYDEFAAPKPPDEE
- a CDS encoding polyribonucleotide nucleotidyltransferase; its protein translation is MVIKKEVDLGQGKILRIETGKLAKQADGAAVVGLEETMVLATAVAKKDDPVPGQDFVPLQVEFREKYSAAGKFPGGFVKREGRPTEKEILSARLIDRALRPLFPDGYTSETQVIVTVISSDKINDGDVLGGVAASVALMISDIPFYTPMAEVRVGRINGNFIINPSTEELEHSDMDICIGGTKDTICMLEGEMKEISEQDMLEAIKFGHEAIKKICAVQEELVREVGKPKREFKPILPPDDMREFVRSVCYDKLYALAHEALSKEARAEKTEQIYDETIKTVLEKYRAELTEEVLAAAPEKAIYLNEKLIKQVIHDLERDAMRRTILTEGKRLDGRGLTDIRPISIELGLIPRSHGSALFTRGETQALVFLTLGTKKDVQLIDTLTEDPEKRFMLHYNFPPFSVGEIGRITGVGRREIGHGNLAERALKNMIPDESVFPYTMRVVSDILESNGSSSMASVCGGTLAIMDGGVPMKRPVAGIAMGLIKEGDQYAILSDILGNEDHLGDMDFKVAGTTEGITACQMDIKIDGLDYDILAKALEQAKVGRLQILKIMSEAIAAPRPELSKYAPRLTTIQIPVEAIGTVIGKGGETIRSITSQTNTEIDIADDGTITIAATDKESAERAIAIIKGLTAEPEEGSVYSGEVKEVRDELGAIVEFLPKITGLLHISEISHKRIRKASEALKAGEKVSVKLIRIQQDPKTGKTKYSLSMKALMPPPENTETHPPRENRPQKRPPYRNGK